The genomic interval CTGGACGCCGTGCTCGTACGACAGCACATACGCGTCGACGTACGGGTCGAGCCCGTGCGCGCGGAACACCGGGCGCAGGTCCCAGCCGATGTTGCTGACGACGCCCACCTTCGTCCCGCGCGCGCGGAGTGCGCGCAGCACCTCGGCGGCATCGGGATACGGCTGCCAGGCGGAGGGGAGCATGTGCCGGTCGTAGAGCGCGTCGTGCAGGGCGGGATCCGGCAGCGCGACGAGCCGCGAGAGCCCGGTGTACGCGGCCCGGTGCAACTCGGCGCTCTCGTCCCGGACGTCCCACACGGCGGCGAGCTCGTCCGGCATCGGCACCCGGGGCGCCACCCCACCGGGCAAGGCCCCCACGTGCTCCAGCTCCCGCGCGATCCGGGTCGACTCGGCCTCGGCGAGAGGGAGTCCGGCCTCGTCGAGGACGGCCCTCAGCCAGGAGGCGGTGGACTCGATCCGGAAGAGGGTTCCCGAGAAGTCGAACAGAACGGCAGCCATACGATGATCTTACGGGCCCGGCGTTCCATGTCCGGGGGAGTGCGTTCCCGCGGAACAGGCAGAGGAAATCCTGCTCGCGCACCGGGCAGCAGCCCGCGTACGCCATGTGCTGGTCTCGGCTGCCCCGCGCCCGGACCGCCAGGTGTGGAGGTCGGCGGCGGAACGGATGGCCCGGCTCAGGGCTCGGGCCGTCGTTCACGGCCGGTACCGCTGGTGGACCGTCACCGCCAGCGTCACCAGCATCGCGCCCAGCAACCAGCCGCCGAGCACGTCGGAGGGCCAGTGGACGCCGAGCCAGATACGGGTGAGGCCGACGCCCACGACGGAGATCACGGCGACGGTCAGGGCCGTGAGCCACAGGGTGCGGCCGACGCCGTAGTGGTGCAGGAGCCACAGGAGGAGGCCGCACACGACCGTGGCCGTCAGCGCGTGGCCCGACGGGTAGGCCGCGAAGTGCGCGGTGTCGACGGGGTCGGGCCAGACGGGGCGTTCGCGGCCCACCGCGGCCTTCAGGGTCTGCTGGACCAGTGTGCCCAGCGCACATGTGGCCACCAGCCACACGGCGGCCCAGCGGTCGTTGCGGCGCAACACCAGCCAGATCGCCGCGACCGCCGCCAGGAGGCGCATCGCCCATGGGTCCCAGACCCAGTCCGTGAGGATGCGGAAGACGTGCGTGAGCCCCGGTTCGTCGACCGCCCAGCGGTGGGTCGTGTCGGCGATGTCGCCGTCCACGCTGAGCAGCGGGTGCCACTCGACCACGACCAGGGCGAGCAGCAGCACCGAGCACAGTGCGAGGACACCGGTCGCGCGGGCGGCGGTCCGGTGCTCCGGCGGACGGGGCGGGGAGTCGACGGACGGGGTGTGCATGCTGCGATCCTCGTCGACCGGTGCGGTGGGAGGCGAATTCCGGAGCGGGTGGGCCGGACCGGCCGTCGTCCGGGGCCGCGGTCATGGCCGGCTGTCCGCCATGGGGGGCATGGTCATTGCCGGGTTCCCTGTTGTCCGCGAGTCCATGCCCCCGGCCGTCCGGCGCCGCCGCGGTCGTCAACAGGCGGTGAACTCCTCTTCCCGCGTGTGCGACTCCGGCGGCCGAACCGTCAGAGCGTCAGCAGCATGGCCACCATCGCGATGCCCATCGACAGCCGGCACGCGCGAGCGAGTTCGGGCCGGTCGCCCCAGCCGACGGTGCCGCCGCCCGCGGTCACCGGTATCAGGCGGACGCCGGACAGCAGGACGTATCCCGCGAAGTAGAGGAGCAGCGTGCCCGTCACGACGGGGACTCCCGCACCGCCGTGGTGTCCGGGGGAGGCCGCCATCACCACCGCCATGTAGACCATGGCCCCCGCCCCCACCAGGTGATGCAGATGATGGGTGCTGGCGCGCGCCGCCCACAGTGCGCGCAGCGCGGCCCCGCCGAACACCGCCGTATAGAGCGGCCAGGCCCACGACGGGGGCGTGAACACGGCGGCCGGTACGGCCATCGCGGCCATCCCGAAGCCCATCAGCGCCTCACCGCCCGCGGCCCGGCGCTGCTCCTCCACGCTGCTGCGCATCCGCAGCAGGCAGTACGCCCCGGTCGCCGCGCAGAGCGCCACCAGCAGCCAGCCGGACGAAGCCGGTCCGTGCACGCCAACCTCCCCCGCTCGACGGTCGGTCAAGGGATGCCCGGGCCATGCGGCGCGCAATCGAGCGCAAGGGTGTACGCGGGGAGCGTGCGGCGGAGCACGGCAGGTCAGGGTGATGACCGTCATGTCGTTTACAGGTAAAACACCTGCTAAAGTAGTGCCTCATGAGCAGTGCGACCCCCCACCCCGACACTCCGCGCGTACGCCGTCTTCCCTTGGCCGGCGTGCTGCGCCTCGGCAGGCCTTCCGACATCTGGTTCAAGCCCGCCCTGAGCGTGGTGGTCGCGGTCGCCCCGCCCAACCTGACCCTGTTGGCCCTCGGCCGCCTCGACCTGGCGATGTACACCATGGCCGGATCCCTGTGCGCGCTCTACGCCCACAACCGGCCCTACGCCGCCCGGGCCCGCGCTCTGGCCTGGGTGGTGCTCGGCATGGTCGCCGGCCTGGCTGCGGGCCTGGTCGCCGCCTCGCTCACCGGCAGCGCGGTCGTGCTGGTCACCGTCGGCGCGCTGGTGGCCGCCGTACAGAAGACGCTCTGCGACGCGACCCGGATCGGCCCGCCGGGACATGTGGTCCTCACCTTCATCAGCTCCGCCTCCCTCTTCGCCCCGCAGACCCTCGTCCAGGTCCCCGGCCACCTCGCCCTGGCCCTCGCGACGGGCGCCTGGGCCTGGCTGGTGGGGATGGCGCCCGGCCTGTTCCGGCCGCACGGTCCGGAGCGACGGGCCACCGCGCGCGCCCTGGACGCGGCCGCCGCGTACGCCGAGCACCCGCGCCCCCAGGCGAGCGGAACCGCCCATGCCGCCGTGCAGGCCGCCTGGCAGACCCTCCTGTCGGCCGGAACCCGCTCCGAAACCCGGCGCGCCCTCGGACGCCTCGTCGTCCGTGCCGAGGTCGCCCTCGCCGCCCCGGCCGACGCGGACCCGGACCGCCTCCGCGCCTGGGCCCGCGAGCTGCGCGGCACCGCACCGGTCCCGCAGGCGCCGGACGACGACGAACTCCTCGGCGTGGAGATCGAGCTCGCCGCCCCCGCCCACCCGGTGTGGCGCATGCTCGCCCCGATCGCCGTACGCACCGCCCTGGGCTGCGCCCTCGCCGGCTACGCCGCCCTCGCGCTCGGCGTCGGCCGCCCCTACTGGGCCCTGGTCACCGCGGCCTCCCTCTACCAGGCCAACGTCACCCTCACCTGGAGCCGGGGCGTCCAGCGGGTCGTCGGCAACCTTGTCGGGGTGCTGGTGTTCGCCACTGTCGTCCCGCTCGCCCATCTCGGGCCCGCCGCGCTCGTCCTGTGCTGCCTCGCCTTCAACTTCGGCGCCGAGGCGCTCATCGCCCGCAACTACTGGCTCGGCAGCGTCTGCGTGACCCCGATGGCGCTGCTCATCACCGAGTTCGCCGGACACCAGGAGCCCGGCCGGCTGATCACCGAGCGGGTCATGGACACCCTCGTCGGAGCGCTGGTCGGATTCGTCGCCGCCGTGGCCGTCACCAACCGGCGCGCGGGCGACCGTGTCGAGCAGTCGCTGGCCGCGGTGGAACGCGCCCGCGCACACACCGCCCGACTCCTGGCCGGGCCGCATCCCGCGCCCGGCGCCCTGGCCTCCGCCCGCCGCGCCCTCGCCACCGCCCTGGTCGATCTGCGCGCCACTCTCGAGGCCGCGTCCGGCGAATGGTGGCAGCGTGCCCTGCCCCAGGAGAGGGTCGTGCGCGCCGAGCAGGCCGGACACCGTACGCTCGCCGCGACGATCCGGCAGCGCAGAACGGAGGGCGTACGTCCATGACGGCACCGAACGGACGACCGGCGGACCCGACGAGGCACGACACCGTCGCCGCGGTCGTCCGGCAGTGGCAGACCGTCCACCCCGGTCTCGACACCGGCCCCATGGAGATCATCGGCCGCGTCAACCGCTGCGCGGCCCTCCTCCAGCAGGCCGAGGACGCCCCCCTGCGCCGGGCCGGGCTCAGCCGCCCCGAGTTCGACCTGCTCGGCGCGCTGCGCCGCACCGGTCACGAGCTCACCCCCGGCGATCTGGCCCGCGAGACCTTCTCCTCCGGCGCCGCCGTCACCAAGCGCCTCAAGCAGCTCACCGAACGGGGCTTGGTGGAGCGCCGGGGCGACACCCGCGACCGGCGCGTCGCCCATGTCCGGCTCACCGACGCCGGCCGCGAGCTGGTCGACGGGATCCTGCCCGAGCAGCTGGAGTACGAGACGGCGGTGCTGTCCGTCCTGACCCCCGAGGCGCGGGACGAACTCGCCGCCCGGCTGGGAGAGCTGCTCGGCCGACTGGAGGGCATCCTGGGCGTGCTGCGCGCCTGACGCCTGCGACCTGCGGTTTCGGAAGTTTCGAAGCCCGCTTCCTGTTGACGCGGTCCACCCGCGCTTCCTACGTTCGTCCAGGTCGGTGCGGATCATCGACTGTCGTACGGAATACCGAACGAAGGAATGATGCCGTGGCAGCCGAAGGCCCCGCCCGCGAGAAGCTCACCATCGACCTCGGCACCGAGACCGGCCCCTTCCACGGGGGAGCGAGCGGCACGCTCTACGGTCTGTACGGCGACGGTGTGCCCAGCCGCGTGGTGGTCGAGGGCATGTACCCGCGGACGGTGACGACCAAGGCCCAGGACGGCACCCAGCATCCCGGGGGCGACGCCCTGGAGATCCTGCCGCCGTTCGTCGCGGCGGGCGGCAAGGACGTCTACGTCTATCTGACCGACTTCTACCGGGGGTTTCCGTACGAGTGGCCGGGCGCCACCGGCGAGGAGCGGCTCGCCGGGCATCTGGACGTGATCCGCAGCCAGGTCGAACACGTCCTGACCCTGGGGGAGTTGAGGTCCCACGTCGTGTACGTGCCGTTCAACGAGCCCGAGGGCAACATGTTCGGCGAGGGGGAGTGGAGCTACGACGGGGTGTCCTGGCGGACCGCGCCGGACCACTATTTCGCCGCCTGGGAAGCCGCACACCGCCTCATCAAGGACCTCGACCCGGACGCCCGCGTGGCCGGACCCAACACCTGCGTCCTGTACCCCGAGGTCAGGGACTTCCTGGAGTTCGCCAAAGCGCACGACGTACTGCCCGACATCGTCACCTGGCACGAACTGTCCTCGCCTGCCGAGGTCCGTACCAATGTCGCCAAGTATCGTGCACTGGAACGGGAGTTGGGCATCGGTCCGCTGCCCGTCAACATCAACGAGTACGCGCACAACTATCACGTCTCCGTCCCCGGGCAGATGATCCAGTGGATCGCCGCGATCGAGGAGTCGAAGGTCGACGCCGACCTCGCCTACTGGAACATCGCCGGCAACCTCAACGACTCGGCGGTGGAGGCGAACAAGGCCAACGGCCAGTGGTGGCTGTACAACGCCTACGGACAGCTGACCGGGAACACCGTCCGGGTCGTCGCCCCGCACCCCAACGAGCAGTACACCCTCCAGGGCGTGGCCACCCTCGACCGGGTCAAGCGCCAGGCCAGGGCGCTGTTCGGGGGCGCGGGCGGTACCGCGGACGTCGTGTTCGAGGGCGTGGACGCGGAGGTGTTCGGCACCGTGGTCCACCTGCGTCTCGTGGAGATCGCCTGGACGGGACAAGTGGGGTCCGGCGCACAGCCGTTGCGCCTGCTGGACGAGGAACTCCCGGTCCACGACGGCAAGGTGACGTTGCATCTCGCCGACCTGGACGCGATGTCCGCCTACCAGGCGATCCTGTCGCCGGGCGGCAACGGGGCCGTGACGCTGCCGTCCGCGGTGCGCTGGAGACGGA from Streptomyces sp. CC0208 carries:
- a CDS encoding HAD-IA family hydrolase; the encoded protein is MAAVLFDFSGTLFRIESTASWLRAVLDEAGLPLAEAESTRIARELEHVGALPGGVAPRVPMPDELAAVWDVRDESAELHRAAYTGLSRLVALPDPALHDALYDRHMLPSAWQPYPDAAEVLRALRARGTKVGVVSNIGWDLRPVFRAHGLDPYVDAYVLSYEHGVQKPDPRLFKTACTALGAEPRDVLMVGDDRRADGGAAALGCAVHFVDHLPAAQRPDALRPVLDLVD
- a CDS encoding phosphatase PAP2 family protein, which produces MHTPSVDSPPRPPEHRTAARATGVLALCSVLLLALVVVEWHPLLSVDGDIADTTHRWAVDEPGLTHVFRILTDWVWDPWAMRLLAAVAAIWLVLRRNDRWAAVWLVATCALGTLVQQTLKAAVGRERPVWPDPVDTAHFAAYPSGHALTATVVCGLLLWLLHHYGVGRTLWLTALTVAVISVVGVGLTRIWLGVHWPSDVLGGWLLGAMLVTLAVTVHQRYRP
- a CDS encoding DUF5134 domain-containing protein, whose translation is MHGPASSGWLLVALCAATGAYCLLRMRSSVEEQRRAAGGEALMGFGMAAMAVPAAVFTPPSWAWPLYTAVFGGAALRALWAARASTHHLHHLVGAGAMVYMAVVMAASPGHHGGAGVPVVTGTLLLYFAGYVLLSGVRLIPVTAGGGTVGWGDRPELARACRLSMGIAMVAMLLTL
- a CDS encoding FUSC family protein, with product MSSATPHPDTPRVRRLPLAGVLRLGRPSDIWFKPALSVVVAVAPPNLTLLALGRLDLAMYTMAGSLCALYAHNRPYAARARALAWVVLGMVAGLAAGLVAASLTGSAVVLVTVGALVAAVQKTLCDATRIGPPGHVVLTFISSASLFAPQTLVQVPGHLALALATGAWAWLVGMAPGLFRPHGPERRATARALDAAAAYAEHPRPQASGTAHAAVQAAWQTLLSAGTRSETRRALGRLVVRAEVALAAPADADPDRLRAWARELRGTAPVPQAPDDDELLGVEIELAAPAHPVWRMLAPIAVRTALGCALAGYAALALGVGRPYWALVTAASLYQANVTLTWSRGVQRVVGNLVGVLVFATVVPLAHLGPAALVLCCLAFNFGAEALIARNYWLGSVCVTPMALLITEFAGHQEPGRLITERVMDTLVGALVGFVAAVAVTNRRAGDRVEQSLAAVERARAHTARLLAGPHPAPGALASARRALATALVDLRATLEAASGEWWQRALPQERVVRAEQAGHRTLAATIRQRRTEGVRP
- a CDS encoding MarR family transcriptional regulator; protein product: MTAPNGRPADPTRHDTVAAVVRQWQTVHPGLDTGPMEIIGRVNRCAALLQQAEDAPLRRAGLSRPEFDLLGALRRTGHELTPGDLARETFSSGAAVTKRLKQLTERGLVERRGDTRDRRVAHVRLTDAGRELVDGILPEQLEYETAVLSVLTPEARDELAARLGELLGRLEGILGVLRA
- a CDS encoding cellulosome protein; this encodes MAAEGPAREKLTIDLGTETGPFHGGASGTLYGLYGDGVPSRVVVEGMYPRTVTTKAQDGTQHPGGDALEILPPFVAAGGKDVYVYLTDFYRGFPYEWPGATGEERLAGHLDVIRSQVEHVLTLGELRSHVVYVPFNEPEGNMFGEGEWSYDGVSWRTAPDHYFAAWEAAHRLIKDLDPDARVAGPNTCVLYPEVRDFLEFAKAHDVLPDIVTWHELSSPAEVRTNVAKYRALERELGIGPLPVNINEYAHNYHVSVPGQMIQWIAAIEESKVDADLAYWNIAGNLNDSAVEANKANGQWWLYNAYGQLTGNTVRVVAPHPNEQYTLQGVATLDRVKRQARALFGGAGGTADVVFEGVDAEVFGTVVHLRLVEIAWTGQVGSGAQPLRLLDEELPVHDGKVTLHLADLDAMSAYQAILSPGGNGAVTLPSAVRWRRTYEAEDATWTGGGYSKNGPEGSPLAVDRFATSGGYHVGGLRTGSDGVLAFDVEVPEDGTYDLAVFAGSHNLAELVREQGPTNVFLRVDGEDPRELRLPLGYKWAVWGHTDTRVELTAGPHRITLAAQDPDLGLTKGDAAVDKLDVMLREKDETALYDAEFADLGGGARVSHAHRGASGPGVAVLPRGGTVTFWAYAADDGEASVTVDVLGPGEGVLSVNGEEVGRVERGAVPLFLAGGVNKITVTGSSDRLIVDRLRVAPSRGLLPTTVYAAEEGILTGAATVTGYPYATGGKAVDGVGAGPANALTLTVTADRAGRHALTIRYSNGEQPPSTHYNPDPVCRHADVSVNGAPAHRVLFPTTFHFNNFWNLSLPVTLRPGLNTLTFTADELPDFAGDTRNEFGQRSAHAPVIDQITVTPLAPTETEARPF